The Oncorhynchus nerka isolate Pitt River linkage group LG12, Oner_Uvic_2.0, whole genome shotgun sequence genome includes a region encoding these proteins:
- the LOC115138450 gene encoding neuroglobin-like — MGCAISGLAPKTLGETKTEEDVAHLNEKQIQMIKESWKVIQEDIAKVGIIMFVRLFETHPECKDVFFLFRDVEDLEMLRTSRELRSHGLRVMSFIEKSVARLDQLDRLDVLGVELGMSHYHYNAPPKYYSYVGAEFICAVQPILKERWTPELEEAWKTLFLYLSRLMKQGYQEETSRHHHEAASCKERPEKRNTPR, encoded by the exons ATGGGCTGCGCAATATCAGGACTGGCACCGAAAACACTTGGAGAGACAAAAACGGAAGAAGATGTTGCGCATCTCAACGAGAAGCAAATCCAGATGATCAAAGAGTCCTGGAAAGTTATCCAGGAGGACATTGCGAAAGTTGGAATTATTATGTTCGTCAG GTTATTTGAGACCCATCCAGAATGCAAGGATGTATTCTTCCTGTTCCGAGACGTGGAGGACCTTGAGATGTTACGAACCAGCCGGGAGCTCAGGTCACATGGCCTACG AGTAATGTCCTTCATTGAGAAAAGTGTGGCCAGACTGGACCAGCTGGATAGACTAGATGTTCTGGGTGTGGAGCTAGGGATGAGCCATTACCATTACAACGCCCCACCCAAATACTACAGc TATGTAGGAGCAGAATTCATCTGTGCTGTCCAACCCATTCTCAAAGAGAGATGGACCCCTGAGCTTGAGGAGGCATGGAAG ACCCTGTTCCTGTACCTGAGCAGGCTTATGAAGCAGGGCTACCAGGAGGAGACAAGCAGACATCACCATGAGGCAGCATCCTGCAAGGAAAGGCCAGAGAAGAGGAACACACCCAGATGA